The DNA region GGACGACCGGGGCCCACTCCGTCTCGCCAGCAGCGATGCGGTCGAGATCCAACTCCATGCGCGCGGTGAAGCCGTTGTCGACGATGTCGGGGAAGTGCTCCTTCAGGAAGTCGGTCACGACGAAGCCGACGTCCTCTGGGATCAGCGCGCGACCTTCCTTCCGCACGTACTTGCGACCGGTCAGTGTCGAGATCGTCGGCGCGTACGTCGAAGGACGGCCGATGCCGTGCTCCTCGAGCGTCTTCACCAGCGACGCCTCGGTGAACCGCGGCGGAGGCTGCGTGAAGTGCTGCGCCGCGTCGAGCGCGAGAAGCTTCAGGTCCTCGCCGGCGACGACCTCGGGCAGCGGCGCTATCTCCTTCTCCGGATCGTCCGTGCCTTCCGTATAGACGCGGATGAAGCCGTCGAAGGTCACGCGGCGCCCATTCGCGCGGAGCACGTACGGGCCAGCGTCGACGTCGAGCCGTGTGTTCTCGAACTTCGCCGGCGCCATCTGCGACGCGAGCGTCCGCTGCCAGATCAGCGTGTAGAGCTTGAGCTGATCCGGCTTCAGGAACTTCTTCACGTACTCGGGCGTGCGCGACAGGTCTGTGGGGCGGATCGCCTCGTGCGCCTCCTGAGCACCTTTCGATCGCGTCTTGTAATGACGCGGCTTCTCGAGCGCGTACTGCGGGCCGAATATCTTCGTGATGACGGTCTTCGCCTGGTGCAGTGCGCTCTCGGCGACGTGCAGCGAGTCGGTACGCATATAGGTGATGAGACCGATCGGCATATCGCCGAGCGAGACGCCCTCGTACATCTGCTGCGCGAGGACCATCGTGCGCTTCACGGAGAACCCGAGCTTGCGCGACGCGTCCTGCTGCAGCGTCGAGGTCGTGAACGGCGGCGCCGCATTGCGCGAGCTCTCGCGCTTCTCGAGGCTCTTCACGATGTACTTCGCGTCGGCGAGCGCCGCGCGGTGCTTGTCGGCCGCCTCGCCGCTCGTGATGTGGATCTTGTGACCCTTGTGCTGGATGACTTCCGCGGTGAACGACTCCCCCGCGTGGTTCGCGAGGAGCGCGTCGATGCTCCAGTACTCCTCCGCCTTGAACGCCTGGATCTCGCGCTCGCGGTCGACGATGAGACGCAGCGCGACCGACTGCACACGCCCCGCGGAGAGGCCGTAGCGGATCTTCTTCCAGAGGAGCGGCGACATGGTGTAGCCGACGAGCCGGTCCACCACACGGCGCGCCTGCTGCGCGTTCACCAGGTCCTGGTCGATGTCGCGTGGATGCTTGAAGGCGTCGGCGATCGCCGCCGGCGTGATCTCGTGGAAGGTGACGCGGCGCATCTTGCTCTTCGCACCGCCGATGATCTCCGCGAGGTGCCACGCGATCGCCTCGCCCTCGCGGTCGAGGTCGGTGGCGAGCCAGATGTGCGGCGCGGTCTTCGCTTCCTTGCGGAGGAGGCGCGCGTGCTTCTCGGAGTCGTCCGGGATCACGTACTCCGGAGCGAACGTCTTGAGGTCGATCCCGATCTTTGACTTGGGCAGGTCACGGATGTGGCCGTAGGAGGCCTCGACCTTGAAGCCGGGACCGAGCATCCGTTCGAGTGTCCTGGCTTTGGTCGGTGATTCGACCACCACCAGGTCCTGTTTTGCGTCCGCCAACACTCCGCCGCCTTTCACATAACGAAAAGCGCCCTCACGGGCGCCCTACCGCTCCTACCACTTTAAATGTACCGGCTAGAGGCCCTGTTCCCGGAGCCCCCACCGGCTCTCCTAGAGCAGCTCTTCCCGCTCCTCGCTGCGGAGGTGGTCGACCACCTCTTTTACCTCCTCGGCATGCTCTTTCGAGGCCACCAGCAGGGCGTCCGGGGTGTCCACGACGATGAGCCCCTCGACCCCGACCAGGGCAACGAGCTTCCCCGGAGCCCAGGCGTAGTTGTCCCCCGCGCCGATCGCCACATGGCCGTCCGACGACCAGTTATCCGAGCGCTGCACGATGGACGCGAGGCGGCCCCAGCTCCCGATGTCGTGCCAGCCGATGTCGGCAGGAACGACGGCGACGTTCTTCGCCTTCTCCAGGATGCCGTAGTCGATCGTCGTCTTGTCGGTCTCCTCCCAGACCTCCGCGAGCACGCCCTCATAGCGCGGCGTGCCGACGGCGTCGGCTAGCGCGTGCAGCGCCTTTGCGGTCGCCGGCAGGTGCTCCTCGAACGCCTTCACGATCTCGGTCACGCGCCAGACGAACATCCCGGCGTTCCAGTAGTGCCCACCAGCGGCGATCATCTTCTCCGCGGCGTCGCGTTTCGGCTTCTCGATGAAGCGCTTGATCGCGTGCACCGGCAGGGGTGCCCTCAGATCCAGCTTGTCGCCCGCCTCGATGTAGCCGAAGCCGGTGTCGGGGCTCTCGGGCTCGATGCCGAGCGTGACGAGATGCCCCGCCTCGGCTGCGGCCGTCGCGGCGACCAGCACCTCGCGGAACTTCGCGCGCTTCTCGATCACGTGATCCGAGGGCAGGATCGCTACGACCGCCTCGGGGTCGAACGCGTGCAGCGCCGCCATCGCGAGCCCGATCGCCGCGGCGTTCCCCCGCGGGTATGGCTCGACGACGACGTGGTCGGCGCGCAGCTCGGGCAGCTGCTCGTGGATCAGCTCCCGGTGCTCGGGCGGCGCCACGGCGAAGACCCGCTCGATCGGGATGAATTCGACGACGCGCTCGACCGTGTCCTGCAGCAGCGTGCGCTCGCCTGTGAGCGGAAGGAACTGCTTCGGCTTACCACGCCGCGAGAGGGGCCAGAGCCGCGTGCCCGCCCCGCCCGAGAGGATCAGCGCATACAGCCGGGGCAAAACGCCTAGCGCCCGAAGTAGTCGAGACGCATCGCGTGACGGACCTCGTGGAGGGTCGCGGCCGCCTCGCGGCGCGCGCGCTCGCTGCCGGCGGCGAGGATCTCGTCGACGAGTTTCGGTTTCGCGGCGAGCTCCGCGCGACGCTCGCGGATCGGCGCAAGGAACTTCTCCATCGCCGCGAAGAGCTTGGTCTTCACTTCGGCGTCTCCGACCTTTCCCTCGCGGTAGCGCGACTTGAGGTCGTCGACCTCGGCCTTGTCGGTGTTGAACGTGTCGTGGTAGACGAAGACCGGATTTCCCTCGACGCGTCCCGGTGTATCGGCACGGACGCGGTTCGGGTCGGTGTACATCGAGCGGATCTTCTTCTCCACGGTCTTCGTGTCGTCGCTCAGGTAGATCGCGTTGTCGAGACTCTTACCCATCTTCTCTCGCCCGTCGATGCCGGGGAGAAGTCCCATATCCGGTATGAGCGACTCGGGGACCGGGAACACCGGCGCGAACAGCTCGTTGAACCGACGCGCGATCTCTCGCGTCAGCTCGATGTGCGACTCCTGGTCGCGTCCGACCGGCACGAGGTCGCCCTTCACGATGAGGATGTCCGCGGCCTGAAGCACCGGGTAACCGAGGAGCCCATATGTCGGCTGCGCGAGGCCGTGATCGCGCAGCTGGTCCTTCAGCGTCGGGATCCTCTGGACTCTCGGGACTGAGACCAGCATCGAGAAGTACAGGTGGAGCTCGGGGATCTGCGGCACCAGCGACTGGAGGATGTAGGTGACTTTCTCCGGATCGACGCCGACCGCCAGGTTGTCGAGGACGTCCTCGCGAATGTTCTGCTCGATCTCGCCGAGACCGTCGAGCTTGGTCGTGAGCATGTGGTGGTCGGCGACGAGCAGGAACGTCTCGTACGAGTCCTGCAACTTCACGCGATTCGCGAGCGTGCCGACGTAGTTGCCCACGTGGAGGCGACCCGTAGGGCGATCGCCCGTCAGGATGCGCTTTCGCGTCTGCTTGGCCGCAGGCGCGGTCTTCGGAACGCTCAATTCCGCGGTCATGGGACCGTCATCCTAACCTGCGCGCCAGTTCGTCGGCCACCAGTCTCGCCATCTCGTCGCGCTGTCCGACGAAGAAGTGATCGGCCCCGCGCACCTCGGCGATGCGCGCGCGCGGGAATGCTTCGCGCAGCTCCGCCGCCGTGCCGAACTGGTCGCGCTCCGCGGCGACGATGAGCGTGCCGTCGGGCACTGGCGGAAGATCGTTGTCGCGCCCAGTCACGGACCGGAGCGGCAGGCCGACGAGCACGAGCACGTCGACGTCTCCGCCTCGAGATACCCACCGAAGTGACATGAGCGCGCCGAAG from Candidatus Limnocylindria bacterium includes:
- the topA gene encoding type I DNA topoisomerase; amino-acid sequence: MADAKQDLVVVESPTKARTLERMLGPGFKVEASYGHIRDLPKSKIGIDLKTFAPEYVIPDDSEKHARLLRKEAKTAPHIWLATDLDREGEAIAWHLAEIIGGAKSKMRRVTFHEITPAAIADAFKHPRDIDQDLVNAQQARRVVDRLVGYTMSPLLWKKIRYGLSAGRVQSVALRLIVDREREIQAFKAEEYWSIDALLANHAGESFTAEVIQHKGHKIHITSGEAADKHRAALADAKYIVKSLEKRESSRNAAPPFTTSTLQQDASRKLGFSVKRTMVLAQQMYEGVSLGDMPIGLITYMRTDSLHVAESALHQAKTVITKIFGPQYALEKPRHYKTRSKGAQEAHEAIRPTDLSRTPEYVKKFLKPDQLKLYTLIWQRTLASQMAPAKFENTRLDVDAGPYVLRANGRRVTFDGFIRVYTEGTDDPEKEIAPLPEVVAGEDLKLLALDAAQHFTQPPPRFTEASLVKTLEEHGIGRPSTYAPTISTLTGRKYVRKEGRALIPEDVGFVVTDFLKEHFPDIVDNGFTARMELDLDRIAAGETEWAPVVRDFFTPFIKLVEEKTKSVKKSDITEEKTDRICPKCGRPVIIKLGRFGRFYSCTGFKKTKKGAPQPPGACDYSEPLEGQQEQQLEIIEGEMCPDCGKPLARRRGRFGPFIGCTGYPDCKYIKKTQVKTGVTCPLCGQGELVQRRGRGRSLFYGCERYPECTFTARQLPGTEAPPKASGKDAA
- a CDS encoding mannose-1-phosphate guanylyltransferase, which encodes MPRLYALILSGGAGTRLWPLSRRGKPKQFLPLTGERTLLQDTVERVVEFIPIERVFAVAPPEHRELIHEQLPELRADHVVVEPYPRGNAAAIGLAMAALHAFDPEAVVAILPSDHVIEKRAKFREVLVAATAAAEAGHLVTLGIEPESPDTGFGYIEAGDKLDLRAPLPVHAIKRFIEKPKRDAAEKMIAAGGHYWNAGMFVWRVTEIVKAFEEHLPATAKALHALADAVGTPRYEGVLAEVWEETDKTTIDYGILEKAKNVAVVPADIGWHDIGSWGRLASIVQRSDNWSSDGHVAIGAGDNYAWAPGKLVALVGVEGLIVVDTPDALLVASKEHAEEVKEVVDHLRSEEREELL
- the trpS gene encoding tryptophan--tRNA ligase, yielding MTAELSVPKTAPAAKQTRKRILTGDRPTGRLHVGNYVGTLANRVKLQDSYETFLLVADHHMLTTKLDGLGEIEQNIREDVLDNLAVGVDPEKVTYILQSLVPQIPELHLYFSMLVSVPRVQRIPTLKDQLRDHGLAQPTYGLLGYPVLQAADILIVKGDLVPVGRDQESHIELTREIARRFNELFAPVFPVPESLIPDMGLLPGIDGREKMGKSLDNAIYLSDDTKTVEKKIRSMYTDPNRVRADTPGRVEGNPVFVYHDTFNTDKAEVDDLKSRYREGKVGDAEVKTKLFAAMEKFLAPIRERRAELAAKPKLVDEILAAGSERARREAAATLHEVRHAMRLDYFGR